The following proteins come from a genomic window of Larimichthys crocea isolate SSNF chromosome III, L_crocea_2.0, whole genome shotgun sequence:
- the mymk gene encoding protein myomaker, producing the protein MGAFIAKMLLPTVSSLVFLPIASVAAKRGFHMEAMVYFFTMFFTAIYHACDGPGLSILCFMKYDILEYFSVYGTALSMWVTLIALGDFDEPQRSSMTMFGVLTTAVRIYQDRWGYGIYSGPIGSAVFIITVKWLQKMRQLRAVYPEKTVYTQQVGPGCCFGALALMLRFYFEEWDYAYVHSFYHLSLAVSFILLLPKKNRYAGTGQNAAKLSCFALCCCSMSPGTSKEKTDKPKKKSRTVWTVPTEKLWTRGCSTPTLPLYNQPPSTPIKGTSISKLKEMNGWK; encoded by the exons CAGCGTGGCCGCCAAGAGGGGCTTTCACATGGAGGCCATGGTTTACTTCTTCACCATGTTCTTCACTGCG ATCTACCATGCATGTGATGGACCAGGCCTCTCCATCCTGTGTTTCATGAAATATGACATCCTGGAGTACTTCAGTGTTTACGGCACAGCTCTCTCCATGTGGGTCACACTTATAG CTCTAGGCGACTTTGATGAACCTCAGCGCTCCAGTATGACCATGTTTGGAGTGTTGACAACTGCAGTGAGGATCTACCAGGATCGCTGGGGCTATGGGATCTACTCTGGGCCCATCGGATCAGCagtcttcatcatcactgtcaaatGG CTGCAGAAGATGAGGCAGTTGAGGGCAGTGTATCCAGAGAAgacagtgtatacacagcagGTCGGTCCAGGCTGCTGTTTTGGCGCTCTCGCTCTGATGCTGCGTTTCTACTTTGAG GAGTGGGACTACGCCTACGTCCACAGCTTCTACCATCTGTCTCTGGCTGTGTCCTTTATCCTGCTGCTGCCAAAGAAGAACCGCTATGCAGGGACAGGACAAAACGCTGCTAAGCTCAGCTGCTTCGCTCTCTGCTGCTGc TCCATGTCACCTGGCACTTctaaagaaaagacagacaaaccaAAGAAGAAGTCTCGGACTGTGTGGACAGTCCCCACCGAAAAGCTGTGGACACGAGGCTGTAGCACCCCTACCCTGCCTCTTTACAACCAACCACCCTCAACACCTATCAAAGGCACCAGCATCAGCAAGCTCAAAGAGATGAATGGTTGGAAATGA